DNA sequence from the Oceanotoga teriensis genome:
TTTTGCTATCTTTTTTTCTTTCTTCCCTTCTCTTTTTTCTCTTTTTTATCGCTTTTTATTCCTTTTTTTACTTGTTTTTATTTTTGTTGCTTTTCGTTTACTTGTTTTTTATTTCATATCCCTTTTTTATTGCTCTATTTTTCAAGTCACTATTTATATAAAGTTATGAAAATTTTTAAATCCATAACCTATTACATCAAGAGTTTCTTGTATTATTATAAATGCTTTTGGATCTATTTTTTGAATTTTTCTAACTATATCACCCCTTTGTTTTTTATTAACTGCAACATATATAAAATTTTTTTCTTGATTGGTATAAGCACCTTGAGCCTTTATTATAGATGCTCCTCTATCAAGATTATTTAATATATAATTTATTATTTCATCTGTATTTTCAGAAATTATTGTCAATATATTACTTGTATTCATGCTCTTCATAACAAAATCTACAGTAAGTCCGTTAAATACTACAGAAACTATTGAATACATTCCAACTCTCAAATCATATACAGTACCAGCAGCAATACCTGTTATTAAATCTAATAATAAAAGTGATATTCCAAGTGGCAATCCTGTATATTTATTCATTATTCTTGCAAGTATATCTGTTCCACCAGTCGAAGAATTAACAGAAAATGCTATTCCCATTCCAATGGCCGATATTATAACTCCAAAAAAAACTGCTAAAAACATATCATCACCATTATATTTTGGAAATGGAACGATTCTATCTAAAAAATCCACAAAAAAGTTTAATAAAAATGTACAAAAAATGCTTCTAAACCCAAACTCTTTTCCAATAAAAATAAAAGCTATTGAAAATAAAACTATATTAACACCATACATCAAAATTCCTACTGGAATATTTGTAAATCCATTTATAACTATTGCTATTCCATTTGCACCTCCTGCAGCTATATTGTATGGCATTAAAAAAGATACTAATCCAACAGCTGTTAAAAAAACTCCAATAATCGATAATGTATACTCCTTGATAATCCGTTTATTCATCCTATATCCTCCCCAAAAAAAAATTCTTTCTCTCCATTCCGAAAAATGGCAAGAAAGAATTATTGTATTTTTTTAAATATACAATTATTTTTCTTACTTTCCAATCCCGGAGAAAGCACAGAATAAATTTTTAGGTAGTTCTTCTGACTTACAGCATCAAACCTAATCGTTCCCCTTCCCGAATAATATCAGTGGTTTATGGAACTTTCGTATCTGCTCACAGCGGCCGGACCGTTTTGGTTTTTCACCAAATTCTCTATTAAGACTTCCGTCACCTAAAAAAATTTATTTAATTTTACGAATATATTCTATCATAAAGTATACATTTTAAAAAAACGAGATAAAACGGTATTTAATACCAGTTTTATCTCATTATTAGCTTATCTGTGTTTATAGTTTCATTTTTTTCAATATTATAAATTTCTGTAGATTTTGCATTTGTTATATAACCTTTTTCAGAATTTAAAAGAAAATTTTCAAAAAATTCTATATCTTTTTCATCGGATAATCCTGGAACATAAGTCATTCTAAATTCATAATCAATATCAGAATTTCTCAACATCCAAACACTTTGATATACCTGTTCCCAATAATTTTTTACATCTGTGAGATCGCTATATTTATTTGGTCTCGATTTTATATCCATAGCAACATAATCTATATTTTTTGATTTAATAATTTTACTCAAAAGTTTTGGATTACTACCATTTGTGTCTAATTTTATATAAAAATTAAATTTACTTTTTATATCCCTTATACTTTCATATAACTGTTCATATATAGTAGGTTCTCCTCCACTTATACAGAGGGCATCTACTCTCTTTTTAGATTTATTTAAATATTTATGAAGTTGCTCTTCATCTATATAATTTTTTTCTTTTTCAAAAGCTATTTTCCAATTATGACACCATGGACATCTAAAGTTACATCCTGAAGTATAAAGAACTGAACATATTTTTTTAGGATAATCTACAAAACTAAAAGATCTATATCCACAATACATATGAATTCCTCCAATATTTGAAACACTATATGGTATACTGCTTTCTTTCAACGTATTCTTTTTGTTTACCTTTATTCCAAGCTTGAACAGGTCTATAATAACCAACTACTCTTGAATAAACTTCAGACTTCTCTCCACATATAGGGCATTCAAAATGTTCTCCAGAAATATATCCATGATTTTTACATATAGAAAATGTTGGTGTTATACTCATATAAGGTAATGTATGATTTTCAAATGATTTTTTTATAAATTCTTTTAAAACATCTCTATCTGTTATTTTTTCTCCAACAAATATATGTAAAACTGTTCCACCAGTCCATTTATCTTGAAGACCTTCCTGATGTTCTAATAAATCAAAAGGATCTTCAAAAAATTTTACAGGAGGATGTACTGAATTTGTATAATAATTAGTATTTTCATCACCAGATTGTATTATATCTGCACCAAATTCTTTAAAATCAAGGCTTGCAAGTCTATAGCTCGTGCCTTCTGCTGGTGAAGCTTCAAGATTATACAGATTCCCCGTCTCTTTATTATATTCCTCAAGTTTTTTTAACATGTAGTCCATAATTTTTTGTGCAAAAATCTTACCTTCTGGGTTCAATATCCCATCTTCAATACCAAAATTTAATAAACCTTCATGCATTCCAACAAAACCTATCGTAGAAAAATGATTTGCCCAGTACTGACCAGTGAGTTTATAAACTCCATCGAGATAAACTTTAGTATATGGGTAAAGTCCACTTTTTGTCCATTGCTCAACATTAATTCTTTTTATTTCAAGTGATTCTTTAGCAATATTCATAGTATCATCTAAAAGTTCAAAGAATTTTTTCTCTTCTCCATTTGATAAAAACATCAACCTTGGAATATTTAGAGTTACTACACCTATAGATCCTGTAAGAGGGTTAGATGCAAATAATCCACCCCTTCTTTTAACTTCATCTGCTTGTTCTTCATTTTTTGTATCATTCACGAAACCAAAAGAAAGTTGCTCCATATGTTCTTTAACATCCTTATTTGAAAGTTTCAACCTACAACACATACTTCTCGCATCTTCGGGGCTCATATCTGAATTTACATAATTTGAAAAATACGGGGTACCATATTTCATAGTCATATCCATTATCATATTTGAAACTTCATCATCCCATGAAAAGTCTTTTGTTATATTATATGTTGGTATAGGAAATGAAAAAGGTCTTCCATCATAATCGCCTTTCATCATAACTTCTATAAATGCTTTATTGAGCATATTCATTTCAGTTTGAAACTCTTCATATGTTTTATCTTTCTCTTTACCACCTATTATTACTTTTTTATTTTTATAAGTATTTGGTACAAATATATCAAGAGTTATATTGCTAAATGGTGATTGAAATCCAACTCTTGTAGGCACATTCATATTGAATATGAATTCCTGCATACTTTGATAAACTTCTTCATATTTTAATGAATCATAATATATGAAAGGTGCCAAAAGCGTATCAAAATTTGAAAAGGCCACAGCTCCAGCAGCTTCCCCTTGCATTGTATATAAAAAATTGACTATTTGCATTAAAGCAGTTCTCAAATGATTTGCAGGGCCAGAAGCAACTTTATTTTCAACTCCATTGAAACCTTTTCTTAAAAGCTCTTCAAGATCCCAGCCTACACAATAACTCGATAAAGATCCAAGATCATGTATATGCATATTTCCTCTTTTATGATAATCTTTAATTTTAGAATTATAATTATCATAAACTTCTTCTAACCAGTAATTCTTTATTATTTCCTGATGAATATGATTATTTAATCCTTGTAAAGAATATTGCATATTAGAATTTTCTTTTACTTTCCAATCACTTTGATTCAAATAATTATTTATTATATCCATATTAACCCTCCTAAAAAAACATCAAAAAAATAAAAGCATTATTTAATAAAATAAGTTTTATAAAATAATACTTCCAATTAACTATAAGTAGTATGATTTATTTTTCTTGAATTAATTATACTATATATAATGTTTTTTTTCAAATTTTACCTTTTCAACACTAAATATTGATACATACACAAGTATAGGTTTTTTTAATTCTTCAACCAAAAAATCGTTACATTAATTTTTTTTGAACTTTGATTATTTTTATATTAAATTCCTAATTTCTTTATTATATCAACCGATAATATAAAGAAATATATTAATTTTATATTTTTATTCTTAATAAAGTTTTAAAAATTAAAATGTTTAATTTTTTTACTTTAAAAGTTGTATTTTTTTGTGGTATAATTTTTACATAAGTTATATTATTAATAATATAATATTATTATATAGTTAATATAAAGATTATATATTTTTATAAACCTAAAAATGGAGGGGTTAATATGAAAAAAATTAGTCAACAAATCTTAATACCTACAATAATAACTATAGTATTGATGACTTTAACACTCGTGATTTTCACCTTATATGAAGGTTCAAAAGCTATAACTGCTGAAGCAACTTCAAGGCTTGAACACATGGCTGAAACAGCTACTTTAGACTTCAACTCCATACTTTCAGAGGTCACTTTAAAAGTTGATGCTATAGAAGATTATATTAAAGCAGAAATAGATACAAAAAGACTTGATGATGATGATTATATGGCTGAATTTACAGAATCAATAAAACCTTTTATGAAAAATATTGCTATAAGTACTCAAGGAAATGATTCTTCATATATTCACTTTGATCCAGATTATACAGATAAAGCTTATAATGTATATTATAAAGCAGATAAAAATGATTATGTATTACAACCAACAACACCAAAAGAAAATTTTGTAGAATCAAGAGATGATATGGTATGGTACTTTGTCCCAAAGAAAACAAAAACAAATTATTTCACAGACCCATATGACTGGGATGGAACTATGCTAATAACTTATGCAAAACCTATTATAATCAATGGTAGATTTATAGCCGTTGCAGGAATGGATTTTTTATTTGATGATATAAAAAATCTTGTTTTAAGTGAAAAAGTATATGATACAGGCTATGCATATCTAGTAAATAATGATAATAAATTGATAGTACATAAAGAATTAGAAGGTAATACTTCAAAATTGGCTGAAACACTTAAAAATTCCAAATCTGGTTATACCGAAGATGAAGAAAAATTCTTTGGATATTCCACACTTTTAAATGGTTGGAAATATATAATTTCTGTTCCTAAATCAGAAGTATTGAGTGGATTGAATATACTTATAACTTCGCTTATAATAATTTCAATAGTATCTCTCGCAGTTGTCATTTTAATAATACTTTTGATTACTTCTAAAATAGTTAAACCTATAAAAGAAGTTTCTATTGTTGCAGATAGAGTAGCTGAAAATGATTTAACCACAGATGTTGATAAGAAATTAGTTAATAGAAAAGATGAAATTGGAGTACTTGCAAAATCTTTTGAAAAAATGATAGAAAGCTTGAGAACAATAATAGATAATATGCAAGATTCTTCTAAAAATATAAATGATTCATCTGCAGATCTCGCATCAGTTGCAGAAGAAACGAGTGCAACAGCCGAAGAATTATCTGCTCAGGTTAATTCAATAACCCATTCAGCTGAAAATGCTGCAGCAAACGTTGAAGAAGTAAATTCAGGCGTTGAAGAAGTTGCGGCATCTGCACAGGCTATTTCAAAAGCTGCTGCAGAATTAAATGAACAATCAAATGATACTAATAGCTCTGCTCTAAGGGGAGTTAATTCGATAAACGGAATTTCAAGCACTGTAAAAAATGCTGTCACAAAATCTAAAAAAACTGAAGAAGATGTTAAATTACTTGAAGAAAAATCAAATAAAATAGGTGAAATTGTCGATGCAATAAGTTCTATAACAGAACAAACCAATTTACTTGCTTTAAATGCTGCTATTGAGGCTGCACGTGCCGGTGAAGCTGGAAAAGGTTTTGCAGTAGTTGCCGATGAAATAAGAAAGTTGGCAGAAGAATCCAGAAAAGCTACAGAAGAGATCGAAGCTATACTAAAAGAAATTCAATCGAGCACAAAAAATGTTAATACTTCAACAGAAGATACAGTTGTAACTATAAAAGAAATCGATGATGAAATCAAAAAAATATCAGATGAATTTAATTCTATATTAGAAAAAGTACAATTAATGAGATCATCTATTGAAAATATGTCAGCAAGTTCAGAACAGCAAAGTGCATCGGCAGAAGAAATGAGCTCGGCAATGGACTCAGTAGCAAGAATAGTTAATCAAATTTCAGAAGATCTTTCAGCAGCATCTATTTCTATAACAAATCAAGCCGAAGGAGCTCAACAAACGAGTGCAAGTTCAGAAGAATTGGCCTCATTATCTGAAAGTTTTGCACAATTGATAGATAAATTTAAATTAAGATAATTATTTAAAATATATTAAAAAGTCTCCATTGTAAACTGATTTAAATCAGTTCAATGATGGAGACTTTTTATTTTGATTAATAAGGTATAATATAATATATTCGATAAACTCAAGAGGTGAAAATATGTATTTTCCACTTTTTACAGACATCCCTTCTATAATTTATGTTATATATGCAGTTTTTACAACATTTTTGATAATAATGGAAAGAAAAAGACCAGAAAAAACTCTAACTTGGATTATAATTTTCGTTTTATTTCCTCCCATCGGAATTTTATTTTACCTTTTAATTGGTAGGAATTGGAAAAAGAAAAAAAATAAATTAAATACAACTACAGATGAAATAACAAAAGAGCTTTTTAATATTTATAATACTAAAATAGAAATAAAAAAGTATGAACCTTTAACAGAACTATTTGCAAATAATAGTTTTTCTCCGTTATATGGAAACAATGAAATTGAGTTATTCTCAGAAGGAAATCCCCTTTTTAAAAGAATTATTGAGGATATAGAAAAAGCAAAAGATCATATTCATTTAGAATATTATATATTCAAAAATGATGATATAGGTTCTAAAATAATAAAAGCACTTATAAAAAAAGCCAATGAGGGTGTAGAAGTAAGAATAATAGCTGATAAAGTGGGTTCTGTAGATTTAAAAAGAAAAGCTATAAAAGAAATGAAAAAAAATAATATTGACTTTGTATTTTATAGTTATTTTCTTGCTCCAATATTAAAACCTTTTAATACTTTAATAAATTATCGTAATCATAGAAAAATTATAGTTATAGATGGTGAAATTGGATATGTTGGTGGTTTTAATATTGGTGATGAATATATAAAAAGTAAAAAACTTGGTATATGGAAAGATACTCATATAAGAGTTGCTGGTGATTTTGTATATGGTCTT
Encoded proteins:
- the cls gene encoding cardiolipin synthase yields the protein MYFPLFTDIPSIIYVIYAVFTTFLIIMERKRPEKTLTWIIIFVLFPPIGILFYLLIGRNWKKKKNKLNTTTDEITKELFNIYNTKIEIKKYEPLTELFANNSFSPLYGNNEIELFSEGNPLFKRIIEDIEKAKDHIHLEYYIFKNDDIGSKIIKALIKKANEGVEVRIIADKVGSVDLKRKAIKEMKKNNIDFVFYSYFLAPILKPFNTLINYRNHRKIIVIDGEIGYVGGFNIGDEYIKSKKLGIWKDTHIRVAGDFVYGLQASFLDDFNRIKKLYKEKNFIKGNYEKYFKIHEQTKDNIKMQLIKSGPDSENPSIMQGILQMINLAKKNINIVTPYFIPNDEVLSALKVAVLSGIDVKILFPSNIDHYLVRFASMTYLQEISETGAKIYFLNDKYFIHSKTISIDGEICSIGTANMDIRSYELNYEINAMIYDDKMTRILDEEFENNLLNSRAINYNYFENKNIFIIFLESFGRLFSNIL
- a CDS encoding anaerobic ribonucleoside-triphosphate reductase activating protein translates to MYCGYRSFSFVDYPKKICSVLYTSGCNFRCPWCHNWKIAFEKEKNYIDEEQLHKYLNKSKKRVDALCISGGEPTIYEQLYESIRDIKSKFNFYIKLDTNGSNPKLLSKIIKSKNIDYVAMDIKSRPNKYSDLTDVKNYWEQVYQSVWMLRNSDIDYEFRMTYVPGLSDEKDIEFFENFLLNSEKGYITNAKSTEIYNIEKNETINTDKLIMR
- a CDS encoding ribonucleoside triphosphate reductase, translating into MDIINNYLNQSDWKVKENSNMQYSLQGLNNHIHQEIIKNYWLEEVYDNYNSKIKDYHKRGNMHIHDLGSLSSYCVGWDLEELLRKGFNGVENKVASGPANHLRTALMQIVNFLYTMQGEAAGAVAFSNFDTLLAPFIYYDSLKYEEVYQSMQEFIFNMNVPTRVGFQSPFSNITLDIFVPNTYKNKKVIIGGKEKDKTYEEFQTEMNMLNKAFIEVMMKGDYDGRPFSFPIPTYNITKDFSWDDEVSNMIMDMTMKYGTPYFSNYVNSDMSPEDARSMCCRLKLSNKDVKEHMEQLSFGFVNDTKNEEQADEVKRRGGLFASNPLTGSIGVVTLNIPRLMFLSNGEEKKFFELLDDTMNIAKESLEIKRINVEQWTKSGLYPYTKVYLDGVYKLTGQYWANHFSTIGFVGMHEGLLNFGIEDGILNPEGKIFAQKIMDYMLKKLEEYNKETGNLYNLEASPAEGTSYRLASLDFKEFGADIIQSGDENTNYYTNSVHPPVKFFEDPFDLLEHQEGLQDKWTGGTVLHIFVGEKITDRDVLKEFIKKSFENHTLPYMSITPTFSICKNHGYISGEHFECPICGEKSEVYSRVVGYYRPVQAWNKGKQKEYVERKQYTI
- a CDS encoding methyl-accepting chemotaxis protein, with translation MKKISQQILIPTIITIVLMTLTLVIFTLYEGSKAITAEATSRLEHMAETATLDFNSILSEVTLKVDAIEDYIKAEIDTKRLDDDDYMAEFTESIKPFMKNIAISTQGNDSSYIHFDPDYTDKAYNVYYKADKNDYVLQPTTPKENFVESRDDMVWYFVPKKTKTNYFTDPYDWDGTMLITYAKPIIINGRFIAVAGMDFLFDDIKNLVLSEKVYDTGYAYLVNNDNKLIVHKELEGNTSKLAETLKNSKSGYTEDEEKFFGYSTLLNGWKYIISVPKSEVLSGLNILITSLIIISIVSLAVVILIILLITSKIVKPIKEVSIVADRVAENDLTTDVDKKLVNRKDEIGVLAKSFEKMIESLRTIIDNMQDSSKNINDSSADLASVAEETSATAEELSAQVNSITHSAENAAANVEEVNSGVEEVAASAQAISKAAAELNEQSNDTNSSALRGVNSINGISSTVKNAVTKSKKTEEDVKLLEEKSNKIGEIVDAISSITEQTNLLALNAAIEAARAGEAGKGFAVVADEIRKLAEESRKATEEIEAILKEIQSSTKNVNTSTEDTVVTIKEIDDEIKKISDEFNSILEKVQLMRSSIENMSASSEQQSASAEEMSSAMDSVARIVNQISEDLSAASISITNQAEGAQQTSASSEELASLSESFAQLIDKFKLR
- a CDS encoding YitT family protein produces the protein MNKRIIKEYTLSIIGVFLTAVGLVSFLMPYNIAAGGANGIAIVINGFTNIPVGILMYGVNIVLFSIAFIFIGKEFGFRSIFCTFLLNFFVDFLDRIVPFPKYNGDDMFLAVFFGVIISAIGMGIAFSVNSSTGGTDILARIMNKYTGLPLGISLLLLDLITGIAAGTVYDLRVGMYSIVSVVFNGLTVDFVMKSMNTSNILTIISENTDEIINYILNNLDRGASIIKAQGAYTNQEKNFIYVAVNKKQRGDIVRKIQKIDPKAFIIIQETLDVIGYGFKNFHNFI